One region of Halohasta litchfieldiae genomic DNA includes:
- the fba gene encoding class II fructose-bisphosphate aldolase, with the protein MTFRGGADLSTVYDDALDEGFGLIASNIAEPNTMIGLIEGAQRVDSDLLLQMSNGACSFAGNGNPIAGLKAMSNYIDLIADQYDIGVFLNMDHQTDLDTIRKQIELEIPSSIMIDASHDPFEENVKKSKQVVDWVDEADADILVEAELGTIKGVEDEIVADEAFYTDPEQAVEFVDRTGCDLLAISVGTQHGVAKGKDLELRPDLTEDIRMALRDHGLDTPLVLHGSSGVQPEQLQEMLKHGICKVNKDTRYQYEYTRTAFDLYREETDEIVPPEGIEDHRDTFFNDVDWAPNKDRFDPRVAGRNIRDRIADVYADLATVAGSADRSKFS; encoded by the coding sequence ATGACATTTCGTGGTGGCGCTGACCTGTCGACAGTGTACGACGACGCCCTCGACGAGGGGTTCGGGCTGATCGCGAGTAACATCGCCGAACCGAACACAATGATCGGACTGATCGAGGGGGCCCAGCGGGTCGACTCGGATCTCCTCCTGCAGATGTCCAACGGGGCCTGCTCGTTCGCCGGCAACGGCAATCCGATTGCGGGCCTCAAAGCGATGAGCAACTACATCGACCTCATCGCCGACCAGTACGATATCGGCGTCTTTCTCAACATGGATCACCAGACGGATCTCGATACGATCCGGAAACAGATCGAGTTGGAGATCCCCTCCTCGATTATGATCGACGCCTCCCACGACCCCTTCGAGGAGAACGTCAAAAAATCCAAACAGGTCGTCGACTGGGTCGACGAGGCCGACGCCGACATCCTCGTTGAGGCCGAACTCGGCACGATCAAGGGCGTCGAAGACGAGATCGTCGCCGACGAGGCCTTTTATACCGATCCCGAGCAGGCCGTCGAGTTCGTCGACCGCACAGGCTGTGATCTGCTGGCGATTTCGGTCGGCACCCAGCACGGCGTCGCCAAAGGCAAGGATCTCGAACTCCGACCCGATCTGACCGAAGATATTCGGATGGCGCTTCGAGACCACGGTCTCGACACGCCGCTGGTGCTGCACGGCTCGTCGGGTGTCCAGCCCGAACAGCTTCAGGAGATGCTGAAACACGGAATCTGTAAGGTCAACAAGGATACCCGCTACCAGTACGAGTACACCCGGACGGCGTTCGATCTCTACCGGGAGGAGACCGATGAAATCGTCCCGCCGGAGGGGATCGAAGACCACCGGGATACATTTTTCAACGATGTCGACTGGGCCCCGAACAAGGATCGGTTCGACCCCCGCGTTGCGGGCCGGAACATCCGCGACCGGATCGCGGACGTGTACGCCGACCTCGCAACCGTCGCCGGGAGTGCTGACCGAAGCAAGTTCAGCTAA
- a CDS encoding ATP-binding protein — protein MTGDSLTSQAAREELYDIIRGDGSFETKAQAALDIGVRFLSADSGYLARVDAETEYWEILVSTEPFDGEAPTGQEIDFELSYCRRTVDSDEQITLHDAPNQGWADDPAFQAQGLHCYHGTTLIVDGEPYGTVCFVAEDPRGEFSDCESLFAEMIARLLERELERQQHETELTRQANLTTVLNRVLRHNLRNKLSIARGHIQLMADSATESGEIALQSVDTIIELCQKARDLDQIISLETDPEPTDITALVRAVAERVISQHPNTSIEIDQVDSVTVSVLPSFERALLELIENAAKHGGPPSTITVCITEVSDGVEIRVSDDGPGLAPQEAKVLETGSETPLTHGSGLGLWISHWIVTGHGGSIDATVTDAGTTMTISLPQQTESTTDSHQPTLKRAHDQYQAAFEEASDAMVIVDTEGRIIEANPAVADVYGVESQQLLGRPIAEFLPEEFDYEGAWSRFQTKDSEHDTVTIVGGDGVDRRIEYTGTTNIVPGHHLIVGRDISKRTDRGSR, from the coding sequence ATGACGGGCGACTCACTGACGTCTCAGGCGGCCAGAGAGGAGCTGTATGACATTATTCGGGGCGACGGCTCGTTTGAGACCAAAGCACAGGCGGCACTCGACATCGGGGTGCGGTTTTTGAGTGCCGACAGTGGCTATCTCGCACGCGTCGACGCCGAAACGGAGTACTGGGAGATACTGGTCAGCACCGAGCCGTTCGACGGCGAGGCCCCGACCGGACAGGAGATCGATTTCGAGCTGTCCTACTGTCGACGGACGGTCGACTCGGACGAACAGATCACACTCCACGATGCCCCAAATCAGGGGTGGGCTGACGACCCTGCGTTTCAGGCCCAAGGATTGCACTGTTATCACGGAACGACACTGATCGTCGATGGTGAGCCCTATGGAACGGTCTGTTTCGTGGCCGAAGATCCCCGCGGGGAGTTCAGCGACTGCGAGAGTCTGTTTGCCGAGATGATTGCCCGACTGCTCGAACGTGAACTCGAACGCCAACAGCACGAAACCGAACTCACGAGACAGGCCAACCTTACGACCGTCCTCAACCGTGTGCTCCGGCACAACCTCCGAAACAAGCTGTCGATTGCGCGTGGGCATATACAACTGATGGCAGATTCAGCGACTGAGTCCGGAGAGATAGCCCTCCAAAGTGTCGACACTATCATCGAACTCTGTCAAAAAGCCCGGGACCTCGACCAGATAATCAGCCTTGAGACCGACCCCGAACCAACTGACATCACTGCGCTCGTCCGGGCGGTCGCCGAGAGAGTTATTTCTCAGCATCCGAATACGAGTATCGAGATCGATCAGGTGGACTCTGTCACGGTCAGTGTACTGCCGAGTTTCGAGCGAGCCCTCTTAGAGCTGATCGAGAACGCCGCGAAACACGGTGGCCCACCCTCGACGATTACCGTTTGTATTACGGAGGTATCGGATGGCGTCGAAATACGGGTCTCTGACGACGGTCCCGGTCTGGCTCCCCAGGAGGCGAAAGTACTCGAAACAGGCTCGGAGACGCCCCTGACCCATGGGAGTGGACTCGGGCTGTGGATCTCTCACTGGATCGTAACTGGCCACGGCGGCAGCATCGATGCCACAGTGACCGACGCGGGGACGACGATGACGATCAGTCTCCCCCAGCAGACGGAGTCGACTACGGACAGCCACCAACCCACGCTCAAGCGCGCTCACGATCAGTATCAGGCAGCCTTCGAGGAGGCCTCCGACGCGATGGTGATCGTCGACACGGAGGGCCGAATCATCGAAGCCAACCCGGCGGTCGCTGACGTCTATGGGGTCGAGAGCCAGCAACTCCTCGGGCGGCCGATTGCGGAGTTCCTGCCCGAGGAGTTCGATTACGAAGGCGCGTGGAGCCGGTTCCAGACCAAAGACTCCGAACACGATACGGTCACCATCGTCGGCGGCGACGGCGTCGACCGGCGTATCGAGTACACCGGGACGACGAACATCGTTCCCGGCCATCATCTCATCGTCGGGCGAGATATCTCCAAGCGGACGGACCGCGGTTCACGCTAG
- a CDS encoding DUF4013 domain-containing protein — translation MLSESLRVPYRADDAFGTILVGSVLAFFTPVLVAVWTVLLVASPWVGLAATPVVALPSLVLRGYLLAVVDSGIHDRPTVPSFVRWGTLVRRGGSSTLLSAVYLLPAAVLGGIAIGGWVAAAIQPPGFTESAQALVGVLILVAGFGLLLYGLVYLYVRPAARAVFASTGSLRAALGVRRVLRLAATGDYLTGWLIAMGLLTAAPTLLLPLVGIAVAVGYLSPAAALIILLVTILLGFYLGFVIRVSAAWATGRGGSTGLAEIYPASVRDTTAETGVLMTADSASAPSPKTEPSRPEADPAIQTGRTVGLNPAESQPPGKSDLPAVDSQSTPTEADGNGSVSDDDGESVDDESNQLRSDDDNDSRAANSVGADSDEPEAPDGDGETNNTDDHGFVWGVDDDQ, via the coding sequence ATGCTGAGCGAGTCGCTCCGGGTGCCCTACCGTGCCGACGACGCCTTCGGGACGATCCTCGTCGGTTCGGTGTTGGCTTTTTTTACACCGGTGTTAGTGGCAGTTTGGACCGTGTTACTGGTCGCATCGCCATGGGTTGGACTCGCCGCCACGCCGGTGGTCGCCCTGCCGAGTCTCGTACTGCGAGGCTATCTGCTTGCGGTCGTCGACAGTGGCATCCACGACCGACCCACTGTCCCGTCGTTCGTGCGCTGGGGGACGCTCGTCCGAAGGGGCGGTTCGTCGACGCTGCTTTCGGCGGTCTATCTGCTTCCGGCGGCTGTGCTGGGTGGGATTGCGATAGGCGGGTGGGTCGCGGCGGCGATACAGCCGCCGGGGTTCACCGAGTCGGCACAGGCGCTGGTCGGCGTGCTAATTTTGGTCGCGGGGTTCGGACTCCTGCTCTACGGACTCGTCTATCTCTACGTTCGGCCCGCCGCGCGGGCGGTGTTTGCGTCGACTGGCTCGCTTCGGGCGGCGCTTGGGGTTCGCCGGGTGCTCCGACTGGCCGCAACCGGTGACTACCTCACGGGGTGGTTGATCGCAATGGGGCTGCTGACGGCCGCGCCAACCCTCCTCCTTCCATTGGTTGGGATCGCAGTAGCTGTAGGCTATCTCTCACCGGCAGCCGCGCTGATCATCCTGTTGGTGACGATCCTGCTCGGATTCTACCTTGGGTTCGTCATCCGGGTATCGGCGGCATGGGCGACCGGTCGCGGGGGGAGTACGGGACTCGCCGAGATCTATCCGGCATCCGTACGGGACACGACCGCGGAAACGGGCGTGCTGATGACCGCGGATTCGGCGTCAGCGCCCAGCCCCAAGACCGAACCCAGTCGACCGGAGGCCGACCCAGCCATACAGACGGGACGAACCGTGGGGCTGAATCCCGCCGAGTCACAGCCTCCCGGAAAGTCGGATCTCCCGGCGGTCGACAGCCAGTCGACACCGACCGAGGCTGATGGCAATGGGTCAGTGTCGGATGACGACGGTGAGTCAGTCGACGACGAGAGCAACCAGTTGCGGAGTGATGACGACAACGATAGCAGAGCGGCAAACAGCGTCGGTGCCGACAGCGACGAACCCGAGGCTCCTGATGGCGATGGCGAGACTAACAACACCGACGACCACGGCTTCGTCTGGGGCGTCGACGACGACCAGTAG
- a CDS encoding mRNA surveillance protein pelota: MRIASRGRGEEGRERMTLVPETVDDLWHLSYVLEPGDLVSGDTTRRIQRNDDQMRDTGGQREHISVTIEVESVEFARFANRLRVGGVITGCSREDQLGLHHTLNVEQHEELTIEKHFKPDQIDRIEEAEEAADNPDVAIATVEEGEAYIHLVKEYGVDEYASFTKPTGKGEYSRPRDELFGELGSALSHLDTDAIILAGPGFTKQDARDYIAENYRDLEELITVVDTSSAGGRGVHEVLKRGAVEEVQDETRIAREAETIDELMTRIGDGAKAAYGIEQVQEAAEFGAVEELLILDERLRDERQKEGDWDLDVNEVIETVEQKGGEITVFSKEFQPGQQLKNLGGIAALLRYRLQ, from the coding sequence ATGCGAATCGCGAGCCGCGGTCGTGGCGAGGAGGGCCGAGAACGGATGACGCTGGTCCCCGAAACCGTCGATGATCTGTGGCATCTCTCCTACGTCCTCGAACCGGGCGATCTCGTCTCCGGCGACACCACCCGCCGCATCCAGCGCAACGACGACCAGATGCGCGACACCGGCGGCCAGCGCGAACACATCTCAGTGACGATTGAGGTCGAGAGCGTCGAGTTCGCCCGCTTCGCCAACCGACTCCGCGTGGGTGGGGTCATCACCGGCTGCTCCCGCGAGGACCAGCTCGGACTCCACCACACGCTCAATGTCGAACAGCACGAAGAGCTAACCATTGAAAAGCATTTCAAACCGGATCAGATCGACCGCATCGAGGAGGCCGAGGAGGCCGCCGACAACCCGGATGTCGCCATCGCCACCGTCGAAGAAGGCGAGGCCTACATCCATCTGGTCAAAGAGTACGGCGTCGACGAGTACGCCTCCTTCACGAAGCCGACCGGCAAAGGAGAATACTCTCGGCCCCGCGATGAACTGTTCGGCGAGCTGGGAAGCGCACTCAGCCATCTCGACACCGACGCGATCATTCTCGCTGGACCGGGATTTACCAAACAGGACGCTCGGGACTACATCGCCGAGAACTATCGGGATCTGGAGGAACTGATTACGGTGGTCGACACCTCCAGTGCGGGCGGTCGCGGGGTCCACGAAGTGCTCAAACGCGGTGCGGTCGAAGAGGTCCAAGACGAGACCAGAATCGCCCGCGAGGCCGAGACCATCGACGAACTGATGACCCGCATTGGCGACGGCGCGAAGGCCGCCTATGGGATCGAGCAGGTCCAAGAGGCCGCCGAGTTCGGGGCTGTCGAAGAGCTACTGATCCTTGATGAGCGACTCCGAGACGAACGACAGAAAGAGGGCGACTGGGACCTCGACGTCAACGAGGTTATCGAGACTGTCGAACAGAAGGGTGGCGAAATCACCGTCTTCTCGAAGGAGTTCCAGCCGGGCCAACAGCTGAAAAATCTCGGTGGAATTGCAGCGTTGCTTCGCTACCGGCTCCAGTAG
- a CDS encoding mechanosensitive ion channel family protein produces the protein MVLPQSVDSLVPKYAALLGQLGELLVVAAVVYIPGRYLLEPAVAWLFGRRNMDPTIERALQKVLHVGVIVGTLAVAAAAAGFSGLLGGSALIVAALTLAVGFAAQDVISNFVAGVFIVQDRNFTIDDWIEWDDKAGFIDDIGFRVTRVRTFDNETITVPNTELATTSVTNRMSNDTLRISYKFGIGYADNIDETTRILLDVADDHDEILTDPEPSVRMADLGDTAVLLQARFWIGDPDREEFSETRSEYIQIVKDRCEAAGIDLSTTTQHDLSGKLTVDEPPTSLTSEQ, from the coding sequence ATGGTACTTCCGCAGTCAGTCGACAGTCTCGTTCCGAAATACGCGGCTCTTCTCGGACAGCTCGGGGAGTTGCTTGTCGTTGCGGCTGTGGTCTACATCCCCGGTCGATACCTGTTGGAACCGGCCGTCGCGTGGCTGTTTGGCCGCCGAAACATGGATCCAACCATCGAGCGGGCCCTTCAGAAGGTACTCCACGTGGGCGTCATCGTAGGCACGCTCGCCGTTGCCGCGGCAGCCGCGGGCTTTAGTGGTCTATTGGGTGGCTCGGCACTCATTGTCGCCGCGCTAACGCTGGCAGTCGGTTTCGCCGCCCAAGACGTGATCTCAAACTTCGTCGCGGGCGTGTTTATCGTTCAGGATCGGAACTTCACTATCGACGACTGGATCGAGTGGGACGACAAGGCGGGCTTTATCGACGATATTGGCTTCCGGGTGACTCGCGTCCGAACGTTCGACAACGAGACGATCACCGTCCCCAACACGGAGCTTGCGACGACCTCAGTGACAAACAGAATGAGCAACGACACACTCCGCATTTCCTACAAATTCGGCATCGGCTACGCGGATAATATCGATGAAACAACGCGTATTTTGCTCGATGTGGCCGATGACCACGACGAAATCCTCACCGATCCCGAACCCTCGGTTCGGATGGCTGATCTCGGTGATACCGCAGTACTACTGCAGGCCCGGTTTTGGATCGGCGACCCCGACCGCGAGGAGTTTTCCGAAACCCGGTCCGAATACATTCAAATAGTCAAAGATCGGTGTGAGGCTGCTGGCATCGATCTCAGTACGACCACTCAACACGATCTGTCGGGCAAACTCACAGTCGACGAGCCCCCGACATCACTGACTTCCGAACAGTAG
- a CDS encoding mechanosensitive ion channel family protein, producing the protein MLQLPSNIAERVVSEFLTDILSILPTLISGLVFLTLAYILIRVIRSVLRSTLGRLYSQEEQLIVDLVVTVVTVFLWFGAGLTLFKIVGMDDVAASLGTATGFVALGIAFALKEMIADTVAGVYLLQDADFNEGDLVTTASVTGTVTGIDLRKTRIRSEEGDLIVVANRDVEKKWVQEAPTDDEVSSTDSGLK; encoded by the coding sequence ATGCTTCAACTGCCGTCGAACATCGCCGAGCGGGTCGTCTCGGAGTTCCTTACGGATATACTCAGTATTCTCCCGACACTCATCTCGGGACTGGTGTTTCTGACGCTCGCCTACATCCTGATTCGTGTTATCCGGTCGGTGCTTCGGTCCACACTCGGTCGGCTCTACTCTCAGGAGGAACAACTCATCGTCGACCTCGTGGTGACGGTCGTCACTGTGTTCCTCTGGTTCGGGGCTGGCCTGACGCTGTTCAAAATCGTCGGGATGGACGATGTGGCAGCGAGTCTTGGGACTGCAACCGGTTTTGTCGCCTTGGGTATTGCCTTCGCCCTCAAGGAGATGATTGCCGACACGGTCGCCGGGGTCTACCTGCTTCAGGATGCGGATTTCAACGAGGGTGATCTGGTGACCACGGCCTCAGTAACCGGCACCGTCACCGGCATCGATCTGCGTAAAACCCGGATTCGGAGCGAGGAGGGCGACCTGATTGTCGTTGCCAATCGGGATGTCGAAAAGAAGTGGGTTCAAGAAGCTCCAACCGACGATGAGGTGTCGTCGACCGATTCGGGTTTGAAGTAA
- a CDS encoding ornithine cyclodeaminase family protein codes for MTDCLFLSSSDVQGLAEPAAYVDAVTEGYRQRGEGAPAEPRTKLINESPPGMFTDYAAVLPEAGYMGGYMYSAGFGERDAWFMTPLFDADSGEPLALLDGASMNPFKTGAAGAVGVDHLARADAETVGIIGSGPQARGQLRSTATVRELSAVEVYSPTPANRETFADEMTAALDCEVTAVDSSADAVTGADIVITATNADEPVFDGDLLAPGTHVTAMGQYTPSKRELDTTTIARSRYVPDLRERVMQDAGSFMHAVEAGVVSEVDIHAELGEIVAGNAVGRQSETEVTVFDSGGTGIETVAAAGMLYERAKAEGLGSTISFAPANEALTGE; via the coding sequence ATGACCGACTGCCTCTTTTTGAGTAGCAGCGATGTCCAGGGACTCGCCGAGCCAGCGGCTTACGTCGACGCCGTCACCGAGGGCTATCGCCAGCGTGGCGAAGGCGCGCCAGCCGAACCACGAACGAAACTCATCAACGAGTCGCCGCCGGGGATGTTCACCGACTACGCGGCAGTGCTTCCGGAGGCTGGCTATATGGGTGGCTACATGTATTCGGCTGGCTTCGGCGAGCGCGATGCGTGGTTCATGACGCCGCTGTTCGATGCCGACAGTGGCGAACCACTCGCGCTTCTGGATGGGGCCAGCATGAATCCGTTTAAAACGGGTGCGGCAGGTGCGGTTGGCGTCGACCACCTCGCCCGCGCTGACGCCGAGACGGTCGGGATCATCGGGTCGGGACCACAGGCTCGCGGCCAGCTCCGGTCGACGGCGACTGTTCGAGAGCTCTCAGCAGTCGAGGTCTACTCACCGACGCCAGCCAACCGCGAGACGTTCGCCGACGAAATGACTGCGGCGCTCGACTGCGAGGTGACTGCGGTCGACTCCAGTGCCGATGCGGTCACTGGGGCCGATATCGTCATTACAGCAACGAATGCCGACGAGCCGGTGTTTGATGGCGATCTGCTGGCTCCCGGCACCCACGTGACTGCAATGGGACAGTACACGCCCTCGAAGCGCGAACTCGATACGACCACCATCGCCCGGAGCCGGTACGTGCCGGATCTCCGTGAACGCGTCATGCAGGACGCTGGCTCGTTCATGCACGCTGTCGAGGCGGGCGTCGTCAGCGAAGTCGACATCCATGCCGAGTTGGGTGAGATCGTCGCTGGCAACGCAGTCGGGCGACAAAGCGAGACGGAGGTTACGGTGTTCGACAGCGGCGGCACCGGGATCGAGACTGTCGCCGCGGCTGGGATGCTCTACGAACGAGCGAAAGCCGAAGGACTCGGGTCGACAATCTCGTTTGCACCGGCCAACGAGGCACTGACTGGCGAGTAA